One genomic window of Vibrio rhizosphaerae includes the following:
- the carA gene encoding glutamine-hydrolyzing carbamoyl-phosphate synthase small subunit, producing the protein MSKSALLVLEDGTVFHGLSIGADGVSVGEVVFNTSMTGYQEILTDPSYSQQIVTLTYPHIGNTGTNSEDEESSDIHAQGLIIRDLPLIASNFRSEQSLSDYLKSRNIVGIADIDTRKLTRILREKGAQSGCIMAGDNLDESLALAKAKEFPGLKGMDLAKVVTTKEAYEWTQGSWSLESGLPQAQHESELPYHVVAYDFGAKRNILRMLVDRGCRLTVVPAETSAETVLAMNPDGIFLSNGPGDPEPCTYAIEATKTFLDKGVPVFGICLGHQILALASGAKTIKMKFGHHGANHPVKDLERNVVMITSQNHGFAADETSLPSTLKATHKSLFDGSLQGIHRTDKPAFSFQGHPEASPGPHDAAPLFDHFIELIQQHRA; encoded by the coding sequence TTGAGCAAGTCAGCACTGTTAGTCCTAGAAGATGGGACAGTGTTCCACGGACTGTCCATTGGCGCAGATGGCGTCTCCGTTGGTGAAGTCGTTTTTAATACCTCGATGACGGGGTACCAAGAAATCCTCACTGATCCTTCCTACTCCCAACAAATCGTCACTCTGACTTATCCCCACATTGGCAATACCGGCACCAACTCAGAAGATGAAGAATCCTCAGATATTCATGCCCAAGGACTGATCATTCGTGATTTGCCATTGATTGCATCAAACTTCAGAAGTGAGCAGAGCCTCTCTGACTATTTGAAGAGCCGAAATATTGTTGGCATCGCTGATATCGATACACGTAAGTTGACTCGTATCCTGCGTGAGAAAGGTGCTCAAAGCGGTTGTATTATGGCTGGTGATAACTTGGATGAATCGCTTGCTTTAGCCAAAGCGAAAGAGTTTCCGGGCCTGAAAGGTATGGATTTGGCAAAAGTTGTCACAACCAAAGAAGCTTATGAGTGGACACAAGGATCTTGGTCTCTGGAAAGTGGACTCCCTCAAGCTCAACATGAAAGCGAGCTACCTTATCATGTCGTGGCGTACGATTTTGGTGCCAAACGAAATATTCTGCGGATGTTAGTTGACCGTGGATGCCGTCTGACCGTTGTACCGGCAGAAACGTCGGCAGAAACCGTTTTAGCGATGAATCCTGATGGTATTTTCTTATCGAATGGACCGGGTGACCCAGAGCCGTGTACTTACGCGATTGAAGCAACAAAAACCTTTTTAGATAAAGGTGTGCCAGTTTTCGGTATCTGTTTAGGACACCAGATTCTTGCCCTTGCCTCGGGTGCCAAAACGATCAAAATGAAGTTTGGCCATCATGGTGCCAACCATCCGGTGAAAGATCTTGAGCGCAATGTTGTCATGATTACCTCACAAAACCACGGTTTTGCTGCCGATGAAACCAGTTTGCCGTCAACGCTGAAAGCAACCCATAAATCATTGTTTGACGGTTCTCTGCAAGGCATTCATCGGACAGATAAACCTGCGTTTAGTTTCCAAGGGCATCCTGAAGCGAGTCCCGGGCCCCATGATGCAGCGCCTCTATTTGATCACTTTATTGAACTTATCCAACAACACCGTGCTTAA
- the dapB gene encoding 4-hydroxy-tetrahydrodipicolinate reductase produces MVKIAIAGAAGRMGRNLVKAAHHHDVATVGAGSERPESSLIGVDIGELCGEGHFGVTLVDNLENAIEQFDVIIDFTSPVSTLANIALCKKYNKSIVIGTTGFTEAEIAQIHQAAQEIPVVMAPNYSVGVNLVFKLLEKAAKVMGSYCDIEIIEAHHRHKVDAPSGTALGMGEAIAHAMGNELKDVAVYAREGITGERRREEIGFATIRAGDIVGEHTAMFADLGERVEISHKASDRMTFANGAVKAATWLSDKPSGFYTMTDVLSLNQL; encoded by the coding sequence ATGGTTAAAATTGCAATAGCAGGTGCTGCTGGTCGAATGGGCCGCAACCTAGTCAAAGCTGCACATCATCATGATGTTGCAACGGTGGGAGCCGGTTCTGAACGTCCGGAGTCTTCACTGATAGGGGTTGATATCGGTGAGTTATGTGGCGAAGGACATTTTGGCGTCACATTGGTTGATAATCTCGAAAATGCAATTGAACAGTTTGATGTCATCATTGACTTTACGTCACCCGTGAGCACGCTGGCAAATATCGCGTTATGTAAAAAATATAATAAAAGTATTGTGATTGGCACGACTGGATTTACTGAGGCTGAAATTGCACAAATTCATCAGGCCGCACAAGAAATTCCGGTCGTGATGGCGCCTAACTATAGTGTTGGTGTGAATCTGGTATTTAAACTTCTGGAAAAAGCGGCCAAAGTGATGGGCAGTTACTGCGATATTGAAATCATTGAAGCTCACCATCGTCATAAAGTTGATGCACCTTCCGGAACGGCCTTAGGTATGGGAGAAGCGATTGCGCATGCGATGGGGAATGAACTGAAAGATGTCGCAGTCTACGCCAGAGAAGGGATTACGGGCGAAAGACGCCGTGAAGAAATCGGATTTGCGACAATTCGTGCCGGCGATATTGTAGGGGAACATACGGCGATGTTCGCTGATTTGGGCGAGCGGGTCGAGATTTCACATAAAGCATCCGATCGGATGACATTTGCTAATGGTGCGGTAAAAGCCGCAACCTGGTTATCGGACAAACCATCCGGTTTCTATACGATGACAGATGTCCTTTCTCTTAATCAGCTTTAA